One genomic segment of Paenibacillus durus includes these proteins:
- a CDS encoding glycosyltransferase family 2 protein, with protein MPCKFSIVLLNYNGKKYIDNLFESLINLDSNGFTYEIIFVDNDSKDDSVNYLEQKYQKLIPSLKIIKSGRNLGFAGGNNYGVKFAEGEYIIFLNNDTAVPPNWLNELSAFIDQKSDFGIISSKLVFFYDFIKLNIRTQDKVILSTNITINGEAYRIDPKFTKNVLYGEKEITCFGHTTIYIPLLQGLETSYTIEFDHVKIHDEQTDCWVLNEQEISMDKTITLDQDYISSNRLTLIQNAGSGINEKFDGYDIGFCEIDQGQYNRSVELDSCCGAAMLIRKETFDKVGGFDQRFFMYYEDTDLSYRVKRQGLKLYLCPTAIIRHIHTGSSQEWSPFFVYQIYRNKLLFIFKNFPFATFIKQFIKYLLHVVKEVFTTRQKVSLKKSKVKAIFGFLRLSPYYIGAFKSKRGVK; from the coding sequence ATGCCCTGTAAATTCTCGATTGTCTTGCTTAACTATAACGGAAAAAAGTATATAGACAATCTTTTTGAATCCCTAATTAACCTTGATTCTAATGGATTCACTTATGAAATTATCTTCGTCGATAATGATTCGAAGGATGATTCGGTAAACTACCTGGAGCAGAAATATCAAAAGTTGATCCCTTCGCTGAAAATAATCAAGTCGGGGAGAAATTTGGGGTTTGCCGGAGGGAATAACTATGGTGTGAAGTTTGCCGAAGGCGAGTATATTATATTTCTGAATAATGATACAGCCGTTCCTCCAAATTGGCTTAATGAGCTCTCAGCCTTTATTGATCAAAAATCGGATTTCGGAATCATTTCCTCTAAACTGGTGTTCTTTTATGATTTTATAAAATTGAATATCCGGACGCAGGATAAAGTAATCCTCTCAACCAACATAACCATTAACGGGGAAGCATACCGGATCGATCCTAAATTCACAAAAAACGTATTATATGGGGAAAAAGAAATCACTTGTTTTGGTCATACTACTATTTATATTCCGCTCCTTCAAGGACTGGAAACGAGTTACACTATAGAATTTGATCATGTAAAAATCCATGATGAACAGACAGATTGCTGGGTGCTCAATGAGCAAGAAATATCTATGGACAAAACCATTACACTTGATCAAGATTACATTTCCTCTAACAGACTTACTTTAATACAAAACGCCGGATCAGGAATCAATGAAAAATTTGATGGTTATGATATCGGATTTTGTGAAATTGATCAGGGACAATATAATAGAAGCGTTGAGCTGGATTCCTGCTGCGGTGCAGCTATGCTAATCAGAAAAGAAACGTTCGATAAAGTAGGCGGGTTCGACCAGCGTTTTTTTATGTATTACGAAGATACGGACCTTTCTTATCGAGTGAAAAGACAAGGACTAAAGCTTTACCTGTGTCCGACTGCCATTATCAGACATATTCATACCGGCAGCAGTCAGGAATGGTCTCCGTTTTTTGTTTATCAAATCTATCGTAATAAACTACTTTTTATATTTAAAAACTTCCCATTTGCAACTTTTATTAAGCAATTTATCAAATATTTACTGCATGTTGTGAAAGAAGTATTCACTACGAGACAAAAAGTTTCGTTAAAAAAGTCAAAAGTAAAAGCAATATTCGGATTTCTAAGATTATCTCCATACTATATTGGCGCATTTAAATCTAAACGAGGTGTGAAATGA
- a CDS encoding glycosyltransferase family 2 protein, whose amino-acid sequence MTNKTVSIHIVTYNSEDDIINCLEAGFRQDYPIEKIIIVDNASSDHTVERIQSHYKLDNRLETTEDSASGVTHTETPAALTEQPVYSLHLIQNQTNTGFAPAHNQAIAASDADYVLVLNPDVTLAPDYVSRLVARMEANPGIGSATGKLLFKADPGTVDSTGLRMNKARRAFDRGAGEPAENWMEPGEVFGVSGAAAMYSRRMIEAISVDGEFFDTDFFAYKEDVDVAWRARLLGWKAYYDADAIGYHERGWKASGRSGKPLFIRRISYINRYKMIVKNESVRTMLRTVLLSLPYEIAAHGYMLLKEPGLFKAWGSFFSELGPLMKKRKHIQSRVRRSGNLE is encoded by the coding sequence ATGACCAACAAAACCGTAAGTATACATATCGTAACCTACAACAGCGAAGATGACATTATCAATTGTCTGGAAGCCGGGTTCCGGCAGGATTATCCGATAGAAAAAATCATTATAGTGGATAACGCCTCGAGTGACCATACGGTGGAGCGGATTCAATCCCACTACAAACTTGACAATAGACTCGAGACAACCGAGGATTCAGCGTCGGGCGTTACTCATACAGAAACTCCAGCTGCCTTAACTGAGCAACCGGTATACTCTCTTCACCTCATCCAAAATCAAACAAACACCGGCTTCGCTCCCGCCCACAACCAGGCGATTGCAGCGAGCGATGCCGATTATGTGCTGGTGCTAAATCCCGATGTTACGCTGGCGCCGGATTATGTATCCAGGCTGGTTGCCCGGATGGAAGCTAATCCCGGAATAGGTAGTGCCACGGGAAAGCTGCTGTTCAAGGCGGACCCGGGGACGGTGGACAGTACGGGGCTGCGGATGAATAAGGCACGCAGGGCTTTTGACCGGGGAGCAGGGGAGCCGGCAGAGAACTGGATGGAGCCTGGCGAGGTGTTCGGCGTATCGGGTGCGGCGGCGATGTATTCTCGGCGGATGATTGAGGCGATCAGCGTGGACGGCGAGTTTTTTGACACGGATTTTTTTGCCTATAAGGAAGATGTCGATGTGGCGTGGCGGGCGCGGCTGCTGGGCTGGAAAGCGTACTATGACGCGGATGCGATCGGGTACCATGAACGGGGCTGGAAAGCATCGGGCCGCAGCGGGAAGCCGCTGTTTATCCGGAGAATCTCTTATATTAACCGGTACAAGATGATTGTTAAAAATGAATCGGTGCGGACCATGCTTAGAACGGTTCTATTGTCTCTCCCTTACGAAATCGCCGCTCACGGATATATGCTGCTGAAGGAGCCTGGATTGTTCAAGGCTTGGGGGAGTTTTTTCTCGGAACTCGGGCCGCTCATGAAGAAAAGAAAGCACATCCAGAGCCGGGTACGGCGCAGCGGCAATCTGGAATAA
- a CDS encoding glycosyltransferase family 2 protein, which yields MNIPRVLVLLSTYNGEQYIRELLNSVLAQHKVDVTVLIRDDGSTDQTWEILEYFKSKNKNILLYRGDNLGAKESFFNLIHHVYDKNLIQEYDYFSFCDQDDIWMPMKLMRALSLLKSGPDKNKPLMFCSTTKMVDETLKKITIWPPYPKKSTIVYNALVENIAVGCTTVINREAFELVVQNFPDNSKQIIMHDWWLYLCVSAFGNVIFDKEPNILYRQHSHNVTGGQKDSPVKKMLKRFYRFIKKENYYIRRNQAVEFYKCFYSLLNSEDRKAIECFLNTLNKNLPHRVLYIYSSPFFRQTKIDNEIFKLTYIFGKV from the coding sequence GTGAATATACCTCGAGTTCTAGTATTACTATCAACTTATAACGGAGAACAGTATATCAGGGAATTACTTAATAGCGTTTTAGCTCAGCATAAGGTGGATGTGACTGTTCTAATACGAGATGACGGATCAACTGATCAGACATGGGAAATACTTGAATATTTCAAGTCGAAAAATAAGAATATTCTTCTTTATAGAGGTGACAATCTAGGCGCTAAGGAGAGTTTTTTCAATTTAATCCATCATGTATATGATAAAAATTTGATCCAAGAATATGATTATTTTTCATTTTGTGACCAAGATGATATTTGGATGCCTATGAAGCTGATGCGTGCTCTATCCCTTTTAAAAAGTGGGCCAGACAAAAATAAACCTTTAATGTTTTGCTCTACTACGAAAATGGTAGATGAAACTCTAAAAAAAATAACGATATGGCCTCCTTATCCAAAAAAGTCAACGATAGTATATAATGCATTAGTTGAGAATATTGCGGTAGGATGTACAACGGTTATCAATCGTGAAGCGTTTGAACTTGTTGTGCAAAATTTTCCTGATAATTCTAAACAAATTATCATGCACGACTGGTGGCTGTATTTATGCGTATCTGCATTCGGTAACGTTATTTTCGATAAAGAACCTAATATCCTATATCGGCAGCATAGTCATAATGTTACAGGAGGACAAAAAGACAGTCCTGTGAAAAAAATGCTGAAGAGATTCTATCGTTTTATTAAAAAAGAGAATTATTATATAAGAAGAAATCAGGCAGTCGAGTTCTATAAGTGTTTTTATTCCTTGTTAAACTCGGAGGATAGGAAAGCTATTGAGTGTTTTTTGAATACTTTAAATAAAAACTTGCCTCATAGAGTTCTTTATATTTATAGCTCCCCCTTTTTCAGACAAACCAAGATTGATAATGAAATTTTTAAATTAACCTACATTTTTGGTAAGGTTTAA
- a CDS encoding glycosyltransferase: MDLSIIIPTFNEKDNVTTISNRIIQAMEKTGSNYEILFVDDSKDETPQILDELSKKFSQIKYIHRTNGRGLGTAVVEGFDKSRGTYIIVMDADLQHPPELLPLILQRLQEGSDLIIPSRFVEGGSDGGLNAFRKLVSWTARMIGRVSIKRMRNITDCTGGFFGLNRNVLINADLDPIGWKILMEVLVKGNYKTVHEIPYSFVSRDAGESKMSGKEQLNYLRHILKLVCSSEEDRKFYIFCLIGLSGVLVNLAMLFILVDILHLGHLRSSIIASFTAMLSNFILNDTLTWKMKKDGASSLIPKFSKFVVVSSVGIIITALFAQFASWLKISIVFGQMIGIVAATLWNFKINNIWTWSNKEELAKQEERRIVVSQEGIQLSK; the protein is encoded by the coding sequence ATGGATTTGAGTATTATTATTCCAACTTTTAATGAAAAAGACAATGTAACAACCATTTCAAATCGAATTATTCAGGCAATGGAAAAGACCGGTTCTAACTATGAAATTTTATTTGTGGATGACAGCAAGGATGAAACCCCGCAAATTCTGGATGAACTTTCTAAGAAATTCTCGCAAATAAAATATATTCATCGTACAAATGGTAGAGGTTTAGGAACAGCTGTAGTGGAGGGGTTTGATAAATCAAGAGGCACTTATATCATTGTTATGGATGCCGACTTACAGCATCCTCCAGAGCTTTTGCCTCTGATACTGCAGCGACTGCAGGAAGGTTCCGATTTAATCATTCCCAGCCGCTTTGTAGAAGGCGGTTCAGATGGTGGATTGAATGCATTTCGAAAGTTAGTGTCTTGGACTGCAAGAATGATTGGAAGAGTTTCAATTAAACGAATGAGGAATATAACGGATTGCACTGGCGGTTTTTTTGGATTAAATCGGAATGTATTGATCAATGCTGATCTTGACCCGATTGGTTGGAAAATTCTAATGGAAGTTCTGGTCAAAGGTAACTACAAAACCGTTCATGAGATTCCCTATTCTTTTGTTTCAAGAGATGCAGGCGAATCCAAGATGAGTGGGAAAGAGCAGTTGAATTATCTGCGTCACATTCTGAAACTGGTTTGTAGTAGTGAAGAAGACCGAAAGTTCTACATATTTTGTTTAATTGGACTTTCTGGGGTGTTGGTAAATTTAGCAATGCTCTTTATTTTGGTGGATATTCTTCATTTAGGTCATCTTAGATCGTCAATAATTGCTTCGTTTACTGCGATGTTAAGTAATTTTATACTGAATGATACGTTGACCTGGAAAATGAAGAAAGATGGAGCGTCAAGTCTTATTCCGAAATTTTCTAAATTTGTAGTAGTTAGTTCAGTCGGAATTATAATAACTGCATTATTTGCACAGTTCGCATCATGGTTGAAGATCAGTATAGTATTTGGTCAAATGATAGGTATAGTAGCTGCAACTTTGTGGAATTTCAAGATAAATAATATTTGGACATGGTCAAATAAGGAAGAACTTGCAAAACAAGAGGAAAGAAGAATTGTGGTAAGCCAGGAAGGTATTCAACTCTCCAAGTAA
- a CDS encoding sugar phosphate nucleotidyltransferase produces MKIILLSGGSGTRLWPLSNDARSKQFLKILKSDVSEYESMLQRVWRQLGDVGLKDSAFITTSKSQVEMIQSQIDDCPPLIIEPERKDTFPAIALSVSYLLTRTAAEKDEVVIVLPVDSYVETDFFRQILILEQKMHSQKVNIALLGAKPTSPAEKYGYIIPKQSTLDQPLVEVDHFVEKPAKEVAVELINKKALWNCGVFAFKLNYLEKIMEERKITRDFDQLLIEYKNLTKISFDFEVLEKEQTLYMIPYKGDWKDLGTWDALVEEMDSNVLGKGILSDCSNVNLVNELDLPIVMMGVKNTIVAASPDGILVSDISMTPNLKDALKSINSRPMYEERRWGWFRILEYTINNENEEVLTKRICIKKEKYLSYQEHSKRSETWNIIGGQGELILDNQLFHIKSGDVFKIMPGQKHSIKADEDLEIIEIQQGELIDEDIYRYALTWDEIKRKASVFIQK; encoded by the coding sequence ATGAAAATTATCTTATTATCGGGAGGGTCGGGTACTAGATTATGGCCGCTTTCTAATGACGCACGTTCTAAACAATTTCTTAAAATTTTGAAAAGTGATGTTTCCGAATATGAATCGATGCTTCAAAGGGTTTGGAGACAACTCGGTGATGTTGGACTGAAGGATTCTGCATTTATAACTACCAGTAAATCACAGGTTGAGATGATACAATCGCAGATTGACGATTGCCCACCTTTGATCATAGAACCCGAGAGAAAAGATACCTTCCCGGCAATCGCCCTATCAGTATCTTATTTGCTTACACGAACTGCAGCGGAGAAAGATGAAGTGGTCATTGTTTTACCTGTAGACTCGTATGTTGAGACGGATTTTTTTAGACAGATTTTAATATTAGAGCAGAAGATGCATAGTCAAAAAGTGAATATTGCATTATTGGGTGCTAAACCTACTTCTCCAGCTGAAAAATATGGATACATAATACCGAAGCAATCCACTTTGGATCAACCTTTGGTCGAGGTTGATCATTTTGTCGAAAAACCTGCGAAAGAAGTAGCCGTAGAACTGATTAATAAGAAGGCTCTATGGAATTGCGGAGTGTTTGCGTTTAAGCTTAATTATTTGGAAAAGATAATGGAAGAACGGAAGATTACCAGGGATTTTGATCAATTACTAATAGAGTATAAAAATTTAACAAAAATCAGCTTTGATTTTGAAGTGTTGGAGAAAGAGCAGACCCTTTACATGATCCCTTACAAAGGTGATTGGAAAGACCTGGGGACGTGGGACGCACTTGTAGAGGAAATGGATTCGAATGTGTTGGGTAAAGGTATTCTATCCGATTGTTCGAATGTTAATTTGGTGAATGAATTAGACCTCCCTATAGTCATGATGGGGGTGAAAAACACTATTGTTGCGGCTAGTCCTGATGGGATATTAGTTTCTGATATTTCCATGACACCCAATTTGAAAGATGCATTGAAATCGATTAACTCAAGACCTATGTATGAAGAGCGTCGATGGGGCTGGTTTCGAATTCTGGAATATACTATCAATAATGAGAATGAGGAAGTACTCACGAAGAGAATCTGCATAAAGAAAGAAAAATACCTGAGCTATCAGGAACATTCTAAAAGAAGTGAAACCTGGAATATCATAGGCGGCCAAGGTGAACTGATTTTGGATAATCAACTTTTTCACATTAAATCGGGAGATGTATTTAAGATTATGCCTGGACAAAAGCACAGCATAAAAGCTGATGAGGATCTGGAAATTATTGAAATCCAGCAGGGTGAATTAATAGATGAAGATATTTATAGATATGCATTGACTTGGGATGAGATTAAGAGAAAGGCTAGTGTTTTCATTCAGAAATAG
- the rfbB gene encoding dTDP-glucose 4,6-dehydratase, whose amino-acid sequence MKLLITGGAGFIGSNFVIYILQQHPDYQIVNVDALTYAGNLENLKSVENHPNYTFVKADITDVQAMDALIGQGVDVVVNFAAESHVDRSILEPDVFVKTNVLGTQVLLDVAKKHKVTKFVQVSTDEVYGTLGATGLFTEETPLTPNSPYSASKAGGDLLVRAYHETFGLPVNITRCSNNYGPYQFPEKLIPLMISRALSDGALPVYGDGLNIRDWLYVEDHCSAIDLVIHKGVLGEVYNIGGNNERTNVHIVKTILQELGKPESLITYVQDRPGHDRRYGIDPTKIMNELGWKPKHTFETGIKETIQWYLNNKEWWTRIQSGEYQKYAEKQYGSRLGDAL is encoded by the coding sequence ATGAAACTTCTCATTACCGGCGGAGCCGGCTTTATTGGCAGCAATTTTGTCATCTATATACTGCAGCAGCATCCCGATTATCAAATCGTTAATGTGGATGCTCTTACGTATGCAGGGAATTTGGAGAACTTGAAATCGGTCGAGAATCATCCGAACTACACGTTTGTAAAAGCGGATATTACGGATGTTCAAGCGATGGACGCATTGATCGGACAGGGTGTGGATGTAGTTGTGAATTTTGCGGCGGAGTCGCATGTGGACCGGAGTATTTTGGAGCCGGATGTGTTTGTGAAGACGAACGTGCTCGGGACTCAGGTACTGCTTGACGTGGCCAAAAAGCATAAAGTCACCAAGTTTGTACAGGTTTCGACCGATGAGGTGTACGGTACGCTTGGGGCGACCGGTCTGTTTACGGAAGAGACCCCGCTGACTCCGAACAGTCCTTATTCCGCCAGCAAGGCGGGTGGAGATTTGCTGGTGCGCGCTTATCATGAAACGTTTGGTCTGCCGGTTAATATTACGCGCTGCTCGAACAACTATGGCCCGTATCAATTCCCAGAGAAGCTTATTCCGCTGATGATCTCCCGCGCTCTGTCTGATGGGGCGCTGCCGGTATACGGTGACGGCTTGAACATTCGCGATTGGCTCTATGTGGAGGATCATTGTAGCGCGATTGATCTGGTCATTCACAAAGGTGTGCTGGGTGAGGTGTACAACATTGGCGGCAACAATGAGCGGACGAATGTGCATATTGTTAAGACGATTTTGCAGGAGCTGGGCAAGCCGGAATCGCTGATTACGTATGTGCAGGACCGTCCGGGGCATGACCGCCGCTACGGCATCGACCCAACGAAGATCATGAACGAGCTTGGCTGGAAGCCGAAGCATACGTTTGAAACCGGGATCAAGGAAACGATCCAATGGTATTTGAATAACAAAGAATGGTGGACCCGCATCCAGTCCGGCGAATACCAGAAGTATGCCGAAAAGCAGTACGGCAGCCGCTTGGGGGATGCCCTGTAA
- a CDS encoding glycosyltransferase family 2 protein, which yields MIYNDFSLSIVVPMYNEGDNVTVFYDKITDVLQSNGYNYEIICVNDGSKDDTMERLRILATRDRRVKVINLSRNFGKEIAMSAGLKYSKSDIVIPIDADLQDPPEVIPTLIEKWKEGYDVVYATRLKREGETWLKKITAHSFYRVIGKMTRFEIPADTGDFRLMNRQVVEAINQLPEQHRFMKGLFSWVGFKQTSISYYREPRFAGKSSFNYWKLWNFAIEGITSFSFAPLQIATYLGLLIALLSLIYAFYLVIVTVTLGNSVPGYPSLMVAILFFGGVQLITLGIIGEYIGRIYNESKKRPLYLVKEELNIDNESQITRLKISR from the coding sequence ATGATCTACAATGATTTTAGTTTATCTATCGTTGTACCTATGTACAATGAAGGAGATAATGTAACGGTTTTTTATGACAAAATAACCGATGTGCTTCAAAGTAATGGATATAATTATGAGATTATATGCGTAAATGATGGAAGTAAAGATGACACAATGGAAAGACTGCGAATTCTTGCAACAAGAGATAGAAGAGTCAAAGTTATAAACCTTTCTAGGAACTTTGGCAAGGAGATAGCGATGTCTGCTGGTTTAAAGTATTCTAAATCAGATATCGTAATTCCAATTGATGCTGACCTTCAGGATCCCCCTGAAGTGATTCCAACTCTTATAGAAAAGTGGAAAGAAGGTTATGATGTAGTCTATGCTACTCGTCTGAAAAGAGAAGGAGAAACATGGCTGAAAAAAATAACCGCTCATTCATTTTATAGAGTTATTGGAAAAATGACGAGATTCGAAATTCCTGCCGATACTGGGGATTTTCGCTTAATGAACAGACAGGTGGTCGAGGCAATAAATCAATTGCCTGAGCAACATAGATTTATGAAAGGTTTATTTAGTTGGGTTGGTTTTAAACAAACCAGCATTTCTTATTATAGAGAGCCACGATTTGCAGGGAAAAGCAGTTTTAATTACTGGAAGCTTTGGAATTTTGCAATTGAAGGGATAACATCTTTCTCATTTGCACCGTTACAGATTGCAACATATTTAGGTTTACTAATTGCTCTTTTGTCGTTAATCTATGCGTTTTACTTAGTAATAGTAACGGTAACTTTAGGGAATTCTGTACCAGGCTATCCATCCTTAATGGTAGCTATTCTATTTTTTGGAGGGGTTCAATTAATAACTTTGGGAATAATTGGAGAGTATATAGGTAGAATTTATAATGAGTCAAAAAAAAGACCTTTGTATCTTGTGAAAGAAGAATTAAATATAGATAACGAATCCCAAATAACAAGACTGAAAATTAGTCGATGA
- the rfbD gene encoding dTDP-4-dehydrorhamnose reductase, with translation MAAKVLVTGAAGQLGRDVVLLLESQGYEVLACDRQEMDITDLDQCGKVIGEFGPDAVIHCAAHTAVDAAETDVDAAYLINAVGTRNVALAAEKVGAKLVYISTDYVFDGQGSQPYHEYDNTDPKSIYGKSKRAGEILVQSLSSKYFIVRTSWVYGKYGNNFVKTMLKFGQEKPVLQVVDDQKGSPTYTVDLANFLLELIGTEKYGIYHASNTEVCTWYEFTQAIFAEAEEILGLKFTAKLEPCTTEQFPRPAPRPRNSVMEHLSIRTNGFQDIRPWREGLRAFLKEI, from the coding sequence ATGGCAGCGAAGGTTCTTGTAACGGGGGCGGCGGGACAACTTGGCCGTGATGTGGTGCTGCTGTTGGAAAGCCAGGGGTATGAGGTGCTGGCCTGCGACCGGCAGGAAATGGACATTACCGATCTTGACCAGTGCGGCAAGGTTATTGGAGAATTCGGCCCTGACGCAGTCATTCACTGCGCCGCGCATACGGCGGTGGACGCCGCAGAGACGGATGTTGACGCTGCATACTTGATCAATGCTGTGGGGACACGCAATGTTGCGCTTGCAGCAGAAAAAGTTGGCGCGAAACTGGTCTATATCAGCACGGATTATGTGTTTGACGGACAAGGAAGCCAGCCGTATCATGAATACGACAACACCGATCCCAAGAGTATTTACGGCAAGTCCAAACGAGCTGGGGAAATTCTGGTGCAGAGCTTGTCGTCCAAGTATTTTATCGTGCGCACCTCGTGGGTGTATGGAAAGTATGGGAATAATTTTGTTAAAACGATGCTGAAATTTGGCCAGGAAAAACCGGTGCTGCAGGTCGTGGATGACCAAAAAGGATCACCAACGTATACAGTGGATTTGGCGAATTTCCTGCTGGAATTAATCGGGACTGAAAAGTATGGCATTTACCATGCCTCCAATACAGAGGTTTGTACGTGGTATGAGTTTACCCAGGCGATTTTTGCCGAGGCGGAGGAAATCCTGGGGCTTAAGTTCACCGCTAAGCTGGAGCCGTGTACGACGGAACAGTTTCCACGCCCCGCTCCGCGTCCGCGCAACTCGGTGATGGAGCATTTGTCGATCCGGACGAACGGATTCCAGGATATACGGCCGTGGCGGGAAGGGCTTAGAGCGTTTTTAAAAGAAATTTAA
- a CDS encoding DUF6056 family protein, translating into MEKIIKIVNRYRILYLIFFGMIFLIHQFIFMYHDDFGYATLTYGTKSLNSAATDYPFFKIFSYLHWHYYNWGGRVVGLFFSITLFKFGLFWYRLAQSLVIFIILMLVSKNFNVSKENLIYKFLLSGGLFFLIPIIITKESIYWASASVGYLWPFLFFLCGIYFVSKLKSKNILVVGLLFICGLLSGWSQEQVGAAFICYLVLMIIFGENSVNSLRFNRIIFLLGSTVGYTLLMIAPGNTVRLHDSSSATLYGKSMLEKVTMNLPILFQKLALVNGTVLFNIFLFLIAFAIYNVSVNKKNALKYISTIFITQVILLSSDYAEYPGKFLYLTQVIQILSILISLFFISKFIKNYNLLVSYITAYVGVLPMLIAPYFPERSLLPTFIFIIIICCILFDYFLNVFNKNMMNSIISIIGILSLLNYSYTFIGYMDNSKSNRQNISILKNASDKIKQGEKINDILLYRNSNELFTGAPPYVVTYTYSWIKQFYSLPDSVNLKYGKIIQEYNLNERLFYGTGEEKEGLTKASNLYDGWGAQETWGVWTIGKKSTIFFKMGDKSNKDVILDLKLKGYSKGLTQKVDIFINGVSLGELLVDTTQDRNYSLNIAKEVYNSNDIMKIEFAIADPISPSQKGESDDSRALGLGLINLQFTGK; encoded by the coding sequence ATGGAGAAAATTATAAAGATAGTTAACAGGTATCGAATTTTATATCTAATTTTTTTTGGCATGATATTTCTTATACATCAATTTATATTTATGTATCATGATGACTTTGGTTATGCAACTCTAACCTATGGAACTAAAAGTTTGAATTCTGCTGCAACTGATTATCCTTTTTTTAAAATATTTAGCTACTTGCATTGGCATTACTACAATTGGGGCGGACGTGTTGTAGGACTATTCTTTTCTATAACATTATTTAAGTTTGGTTTGTTTTGGTACAGATTAGCGCAGAGTCTCGTCATCTTCATAATATTGATGTTAGTTAGCAAAAACTTCAACGTCTCTAAAGAAAATCTAATTTATAAGTTTTTACTATCTGGAGGCTTATTTTTTTTAATACCTATTATAATTACAAAAGAGAGCATATATTGGGCCTCTGCCTCAGTGGGATACCTGTGGCCATTTTTATTTTTTCTATGCGGGATTTATTTTGTCTCTAAGTTGAAATCGAAAAATATCTTAGTTGTTGGCTTATTATTCATCTGTGGTTTATTGAGTGGTTGGTCTCAAGAACAGGTTGGAGCGGCATTTATTTGTTATTTGGTCCTTATGATTATTTTTGGTGAGAATTCGGTTAATTCTTTGAGATTCAATCGAATTATTTTTTTATTGGGTTCCACTGTTGGATACACGTTATTAATGATTGCTCCAGGCAATACAGTTAGACTTCATGATTCAAGTTCTGCTACGCTTTATGGAAAAAGTATGCTTGAGAAAGTTACAATGAATTTACCGATTTTATTTCAAAAACTTGCTTTGGTCAATGGGACAGTTTTATTTAATATTTTTCTGTTTTTGATTGCCTTTGCTATATACAATGTTAGTGTAAACAAAAAAAATGCTTTGAAATATATATCAACCATTTTTATTACACAGGTTATATTACTTTCTTCAGATTATGCTGAATACCCAGGGAAGTTTTTGTATCTTACACAGGTGATTCAGATATTATCCATATTGATCAGCCTATTTTTTATCTCAAAATTTATAAAGAATTATAATCTTTTGGTTTCATATATAACTGCCTACGTTGGTGTGCTCCCAATGCTGATAGCGCCTTACTTTCCAGAACGTTCACTATTGCCAACGTTTATTTTTATTATTATTATCTGCTGTATTTTGTTTGATTATTTTCTAAATGTATTTAATAAAAATATGATGAACAGTATTATTTCTATAATAGGTATTTTATCATTGCTGAACTATTCTTATACGTTCATTGGTTACATGGATAACAGTAAAAGTAATAGACAGAACATAAGCATTTTGAAAAATGCATCAGATAAGATCAAGCAAGGCGAAAAAATAAATGATATTTTGTTGTATAGAAATAGCAATGAATTATTTACAGGAGCTCCTCCGTATGTTGTTACATATACTTATTCGTGGATTAAACAATTTTATTCTCTTCCTGATTCTGTTAATCTAAAATATGGTAAAATTATACAAGAATACAACCTAAATGAGAGATTGTTCTATGGAACAGGGGAAGAGAAAGAAGGGCTGACAAAAGCCAGTAATCTATATGACGGATGGGGAGCGCAAGAGACATGGGGAGTATGGACTATCGGGAAAAAATCAACAATCTTCTTTAAAATGGGAGATAAATCAAATAAAGATGTTATTCTTGATTTGAAACTCAAAGGTTATTCCAAAGGACTTACGCAGAAAGTTGATATATTCATAAATGGAGTTTCTTTAGGGGAATTATTAGTAGACACTACCCAAGATAGAAATTATTCATTGAATATTGCTAAAGAGGTCTATAATTCTAATGATATTATGAAAATTGAATTTGCTATTGCCGATCCTATCTCTCCTAGTCAAAAGGGTGAATCAGATGATTCTAGAGCATTAGGGTTAGGGTTGATTAACTTACAATTCACTGGTAAATGA